In the Nothobranchius furzeri strain GRZ-AD chromosome 1, NfurGRZ-RIMD1, whole genome shotgun sequence genome, gatggggggagctccaagtcccagagatccaggcgctgccccagaacgcaggaaccccaaggagactgcaaccaggaaggcccccgcccccctcgagaggcacagaggatcgccccgggggccacaaccagcagccggcagagtccctggagacatcagcggcaagcccacaggcccgcccgcagcctcccaccccctagccggccgagcccgggacccagcgacccgggacccaggggcgaccacccccgccggggacccagcagagcccagggacccagaccccaccaggcagccaccgggatctaacaggcagatgccaaaatcttaaacccccagacccggttgccacgaacactcaggcaaaccaaggcacaagcccccacaccaggtgtggcagggggaggggggacagagatctatattatcaagagaagttccaggagaggggaggacccaaaggccccacctgacatatacagtcatacacaaacacagtcacacgctccctccctcatgctcacacatgcacatacaacccaagacttacaaaaatgcacgccggacacccactcatgctccccatacacaccctattcactctggtcccggtactgctgcacattgggtacaaccatcaccggtaaccagagtttgaccctttctgctggggtgctgatgagcaggctcccccgcccaacgctgagcacagcaacccaccaccccagaccccaaccagacggccagatctccctcctagcctccagccccaggaagcctagcaacaacagaggtggctaagacccctagtctccctccgcctgctccaatatagtgttgtgtgatcatgaggtgtattccatggctgtggtgagtgggcagtgcgggcatcatccagcatatgccagctgatgccactgcaccaccccacttacaccctcagccatcagtgtctaagtgcggtttaaaattggaagtgggcaccggcactcgggaggaggctgaaatatccccctgccaaatgccgttgaatgtgctcactcccaaggccctaagtgtgtgtttgtgtggaatgtcgtcagtggaagtgtataaggtgcaaataaaattggggggcaggtttccacaggaatgcggaaatggggtccatacccgcactccctgacttgcctaccccccaaggtcctatgtgtatgtttgtgtgatgatgtgagggagcaggaggagagaaatatgcggggatggggaggaatggctggttgggcttagccctccagtgagccagctcccctactggccccaataggcacctctgttgtcaaactgccacccagggcaggagaccccagcccatcctgccagggcccaaagcagcagcattacagagcctcacggagtccgagggcaccaacccagccccaccccagcagaatatctatgcccacccctgcatttgcacaacttccagaatatataagacatgggacatccaggtaaggttgggtcctccccctcctggacctccccctcccctgtgatggaacggcagaggagccaaggtctacctgaggcccccgaacccgggccaggcactgctgggtgtccctgccttcttcccggcagcatacatgtcaggacccgacccccaaggccccacccagatccccacacagggccggccacccccaaaccccgagcccccaggcccccacccagacccgggcAGGgttattgcagccgccaggcagtgacccatggccgccgccaagatccccaaggggccccactcacaaccgccagtagtccaccccccgaggcgacccaagcacctccagaggggggcaacggccccccagtcccagacacccccagtgaacccacctccagggaacatccggatactccaaactcagaccccacacccccccacccacaccatcccgcaggacaacatcaacggccccccaccctcgctatgtgatggaaccgatcaaaggagcccagagagattcatctgaagtggaagcagaggctatatcaagtgcaatatgatctaacaaaagatttctatactggttgatgcagagactttctctatttttccaattcaagaggatagttttcttagcgatgcatatggcagtcagaaccacgtgaaccaaagatgttgcaatcgggacatcgtccagcttccccagtacacaaagagagggggtggtcgggatatgacatttcagacattttgacagatcctcacatactctaccccaaaattcctggacaggtgggaaggaccacagtgcatgaatgtaattgtcaggaatgttgtttgtgcagtgtgtacaggtgtcagatgacacaaaccccatcctgaacatccgatgacctgtatagtgtactctgtgtagaattttgtactgaattaattgtaaattggggtgtctgatcattttaaaagtttttaaacaagtttgggaccagaagtcctggtcaaatctaactgatagatccacctcccatttttcaatagggattgcaattttatcgtctattttggacagtgtcttatatactttagacagtagtttgggggttttgagattataaaagtctaatacccttggtggtgtttgtaattctattttattgagcttaaatttttgtttgactacagatttaatttggtgatattctaaaaagctattcttatccattccaaattgggagactatttgattaaatgggatgaagtccaatccttcatatatgtgttccaggtataggattcctttatttttccagtccggaaggttcatcattttgttgttttgcaaaatgtcaggattattccagataggtgtgcgtctgcatggtactagtgaagactctgtcattttaagatactcccaccatgctgtcagagaggtgctgatattaatacttttgaagctttcatgttttcttatgcttgagctaataaatggtaagtctgaaagctctatcgtattgcaaagtgtctgttctatatctaaccaggactcgtctaatgggttatcttgcaaccatcttggtatatattgcagcctgttggctaagaaataataataaaagttgggtaaatccagtccccctctgtctttggtcttctgaagcgtttttaagctaattcgtgggggtttatcctgccaaaggaatttagtaattgaggagtccagagatttaaaccagtcagcttgaggtttgtttgggatcatcgagaataagtaatttattctaggtaaggccatcattttaattgtagcaactctccccatgagtgatattggtaagcatttccatcttgcaagatcatcttccactttccttaaaagtgggatgtaatttagtttggttagatctgctaacttgggagagatattaattcccaggtatgtgatattccctgactccaattgtgtattaagcaaattgacaaattagaaattaattggtagaactgtggattttaaccagtttatagagtaatctgaaactctggaaaaagagtttatcagttctattgcttgggagagagaggattgagaattctggagaaagagtaaaacatcatctgcataaagactgatcttatgttctattttcttacactttatccctttaacatCGAGATCgatgataaggagacgtggatgtgggaccatgaacagagacgatggagtttactcgttggaccgcgcatgggactgcatcgtcggagaggggagagcgtcctctgctgcccgccgataaatggagaaggaagtgactccACCGTCAGccggaggaagtttgcagccgcaaacgaaacgtagcgggaaaacaggtacacagaactgctctgtgttttaaaaaagaactacagcatggaattaaagaaacgacacagcaagaacacacctaagatgtaagACCTTATAGTGGCAGGTATGTGCCTCTTCAGTCCAATCCACTAAATTTACGACAGGTGGACCGTATTGAGGTGATGTTCAGCTCAGATTTTCTATTATTGAATGAGCAATAAATTCAGATAAATCTGTGGCCAGTGGTAAATTCTTTGTGCATTTTGCACTTGTCTTGTGTTTCTTTTTGTTGTCCTTGTAAAACGTGACAGTGACACTAAAGTATTATTTTTCATCTTTTGAAAGCTTATGTGCAACTTTTTGATTTTATCAAAAATTGTCTTCAGTTCTCACAACCTTTCAGCATTGTTGCCATAGAATCACAGAGTTGCAGTTTTTGGTgacatttctgctctgctctttgatttTTTACATAATCAAACTCTACAAGACTGTGTTCACGCAGAATCTTGCTCCAATAAATTTAAACCTAATGAGAACTAGATATACATCTAAGGCATTCCTGCATGGATATAATAAATTATGTTGTGATATTATTGTAAGAATAATACATTTCAGAAAATCCAGAAAAATGTGAATCTATCCCTAAAGCACCTTTTAAATATTCCGTCATCCGGACCTGCTCTGACTCTAGCATCTCCCCTGGAGTGCATTCAAAAGGATGCCACACTTCTTAAATTGATTCTTTTTAAAAAAGGATGAAAGTGAAGCCAAAGCTTGTAATTTCATGAATCTTCTGAAGATACAAAGTCTTCTCTGTCTTATCGAAAGTGTCATGATCTCTTTGTCTTCAGggttttttcttgtctttttatCACATGTACTGCCATTACCAGGGAAAGAAAGTCAAGGAGGTTCAATAGGGATGTGGGACCTCACGGAAACCAATTATTCACAGGCTCTGAAGCCTTTATTTCCATGCAGGAGCTTTGAATGTTTTGGATATTCCATGATGAATAACCACAATCAAATGAAAAAGAGGGATAGAGAGAGAAGGGGGGGATGCAAGAAAGAGTAAAAGAGAGTGAAAGAGAAAATCCAGGAGGATTTCTTTGCCTTGATTCCCTCAGGGTGCTCAGTGTTGGTGGAGCACTGTATGTTTCTCTGGCAAGCATATCTCCTCTCCTCCACCCACGCTCGTCTCTTAAACCTAATCAAGTCCCGGCGGAGGAGTTCCTTCATCCAGCCAGAGTGAGCGTGCTCCTATGTAACACACTCCTCCTCTTAATTAAACAATGGCGAGCACTGTAAACGCTGTTTGACAGAATGTTGAAATGAAGTttgtgtgaatatgaaaaaatccaACATTTATCCCTCAGATTCATACTTTAAACACGTGCTGGTTAAAATATTGGATCTCTCATCATAATCACTCaggttaagtgtgtgtgtgtgtgtgtgtgtgtgtgtgtgtgtgtgtgtgttaattttaTAGTTTTTTCTCATGATCACCATTTTAAAAACACTTATTGTTTGATTTTTTTGATGTTGTGGCTAAACTCCATAAATCATTAGAATCTCATTGAGTCACACCTTTAACCTGATAATAAAACAGAATTTGGATTTCATTGATTTGTGTATTGATAAACGCTTCACCTGTCTAAGTAATTTTCCAGGGacttgtctttgctgagttcagTGAACCTCAAAATCATTTCTATATGCATAATGATCATGTGCTGCTAGTTTGATTTGCTGGTTGGATTCTGAATGTAATGCGGGCTTATTTGAGAGATTATCTCTTTAGCAAATCAGCAAATAACAAACACATGTTCACAAGTCCAAAAGGATTCAaaagaaggcaactggacttctttgttttattgaagatgtttcgcttctcgtcggacgagctttgtcaattctgactggaatatgggagagtcaagcttataagctgtagctgtctcttGTTATTTAATGGCTAGAAACTACTCTGGGTATCCCTCCTCTCTGGGGTGCCTAagagtacatgactggcgtggtcgaaacgccCATCAttggttttcatttaaattgcagtacaacatatgtatgATTCAGGTTCAGCAAAGCAAATTAGAAAATAACCGGGCCCTGATGTAGGTatgggcaaggaggggcaatgcccccctaaaaatagtgactgccccccaaatgcgatgacatgtagaaatcccaaatctctctctctctctctctctctctctctctctctctctctctctctctctctctctctctctctctctctcttctctctctctctctctatctatctatctatctatctatctatctatctatctatctatctatctatctatatatatatatatatatatatatatatatatatatatatatggccagCCACTGCACTTCGTTCTCTGTGTCTCAGTCGCTTCACACTCCCTGCAGACAGTCAGCTGCAGAACAGAGACACACCGTTGTTATCTGAGCTCAGCCACTGGTTGAAGTTTTCTTCTTCTGACGGTCACTGGAATTATTTGGTACTCTTTCTCAAGGTTTTAGTTTGCCTCGTTctcttctttaatttgtttttgaagtgaaACGAGTCGACATGCGCAGGTTTCTGGTTTCTAAACTCAGCAACAGTGCTAAGGTACTAGCGGCAGAAGCCGGCTCGTCGGCTGCTGCTTCTCAACTCACCACAACCAGTTTCTCAAGCACCGCAGCCCCTCCTGCTGTCCCCTTTGCTACCAACCCAGCCGTTGCTGTGAGTGACACAGGCCTGAACAGTAGCGCACCGTCCCAACCCACCGCTCTTGTTTTCCCCAAGCGCCATTTTGGGAAGAACATGCACTCATTTTGCCCTGCCTGGTATCATGGGAGACCATGGCTGGTGTGGCAGGACGAAATAAGCCTGCTCCATATTAGGTGGGTTGGCGTATACCGGCTCCCGTACTCATGAGGGCGCTATGGGTATAAAAGGGAGCTCTGCTCACTGTTGGAGAATGCTAAGGAAACACTGCATTCTGACGTCAGCTGCTGTATTCAAACTGTGCCTCAGTAGGTGATCGGCTCTGCTTTGGTGGTATGTACTCTACTGGCTAATCAATTAGTCTTAAGGAGATTCGTACTCAAACTGTGTTGTGCACTCATCAGCTTGGGCATTTGTTTATTTGGTACTGGGCGTGACGCTACTGCTCATCCCAGAGTGAACTGAGCATTGGAGAAGAGGTATGTAGCTCCTGCAGAGGACAGCATGTGAGTCGAACTAATCCAACTCAAGCTCTGTGTTAAAACTTGGACAGGTGTTGAACACCTGTGTGCTGCCGGGCGGGGAAGCTTCTTCTAAAAAAGATCAACGATAATTATGACAAAGCAGATTATGCTGGGTTTTGCattaacccttacctcacattagagcattttttgTGCTAacacgtgtatttttgtgaataactttggctatgttaatgcaatttatctaatttttatggaggatgtgtattttggaaggaattacaaaaaaaagtttgaaaaaatattcaacctactttattaaaacgtggaaatcattttgtacagttaagcacattgaagcatttttttgtgccattgactttcatgtaaatcatatatttttaattagcataaatattggcataattttaaaaaaattatgattgtgcccgtgtttacagtctcatcacaaatgtaagaagcagtttttactgtttttcactacatggcatactttctccatatatagcagggcaatggctgacccagcatttaaactgaatgatttagctgtatttctttacctctgactgcccattataatacatattttgcaaaaaaatggtttgtgtgttatttagagatgccatacaatagtttgcatgtgtgtgttctgaatttttggtaattgtgctttttcagtgttctttcaaaaaataagcctgactgaatgtacaaaattagcttattctgcaaaatagcattttgacatgtgttcctttgtgtgtgattgttcaggcatgcgtgtatgtaggtatcaaagcactttacagatcttcaaaggacagatctgtgatcattatctggagtggttgagcaggtgtgggccatgggagtgtagggggggggggcacaggttctcacactctgttgacttcatgaatattcatcaaaggcatgctatatatcaaaaatcaaaggattttctgctaaatttcagatactcattcacaattttacttttgcaaaatgttatttcaataagtacaaagcatttgcatggatgaaagctaagatgaaggctgaaaaacttcaaaggcatacatttgtttttcaaaacaaattcctgcagaatcgaattttgtttacattcagtaggggcagcttacacaggtgcaccaattgactaaaagtacatatatgagactcagatcaggattcatttctttgaaccgcaaccatgagaagaagattcaatgtgaatgaagccctggaggtgtttcagcagcttgaggaagagggagagtcagCCTCATCCTCATCCACGGACGACAGCTCTTGTTCGGATGAAGAGGCTGAAGATCAGGCCTTTACCCCAGGGCCTGATTCAGGGGAAGAAATGGAAGAAGGTTCAGATGAGGAGGTGGttgctgcagaggagagatgggaccatcctttgtggcaatcaaagagcgggatcgcctggtccccgacacccgacaccaggatcccctttcgggctccagacgtccgccattgtgggatcacccgcctcgctgtcagctacatccaaactattgaggacagcttcgattttttttttaactacaacaatcctagatgtaataataaaatacaccaatATAGAGGGAAGAAGAAAATATGACGATTGGACAGACGTTGACCGCGTGGAACTCCGGGCATTGTTTGGGTTGCTCATCCTCGCTGGTGTGCACCGTTCCCGTGGGGAATCATCTGCCAGCCTCTGGGGGGAGGAAACGGGGAGGCTGATATTCAGAGCCACGATGAGTTTGGGAAGGTTCCACATGCTGACTGCAACATTGCGCTTTGATGACCGCTTGACCAGGGCAGCCCGCCGGTTGGTGCAGCAGGACAAGCTCGCTCCCCTGCGGGAAGTGTGGGACCTCTGGGCGGCCCGGCTCCCTCTCGCCTACAACCCCGGTGAAGATGTCTGCGTTGATGAACAGCTCGTCGGATTCAGAGGTCGCTGCAACTTCAAGCAGTACATGCCCTCAAAACCGGCAAAATATGGCATCAAGCTGTGGGTGGTGTGCGATGTGGCCACTTCTTATGCCTGGGGGATTATTCCCTATCTGGGCAAGACGACTCGAGACGCCCCGGCAGAAAGGGGGCAAGGGAAGCGGGTGGTGGAACTCACGGAGGGTCTGAGCGGCCGCACTGTCACCACGGACAATTTTTTCACCTCGCTGGTTCTTGGAGaggagctgctaaaaaaaaaaatctgtcttgtgggaacagttaggcgcaacaagccagagttgcccccacagctgctccagatgaaaaGCAGAGCGGTTCTGTCCTCCCTGTTCGGCTTCACCTCCACCGCCACCGCGGTGAGCTACATTCCAAAGCGCCGGCGGAACGTTCTGCTCCTCAGCACCAAACACCATCAGGTTCAGATCCAGGAGGGACCGCAGCAGAAGCCGACCGTAATCATCGATTACAACCGCTGCAAAGGGGCAGTtgacaacttggacaaggtaatttatttattttattttgttttattataattcaccaacctaattgcatatgtaatttatttattcatttatttttattccagctcgttgcaacatacagctgccgccgcaagaccagacgttggcccatgtcgctcttctgcaacatgttagatgtgagcgcctacaatgccctggtcctgtggctgtctgtggaaccggcctggaaccaacagaagaggagcatccgtcgaaggctgttcttgcaggagcttgggacctccatggtgagaccagcccaggcgaggcgcactcgcttgccgcggtccagcagcgctgcagctCTGTTGGAGGTGCAGCAGCAAGTGGAGCCAGGTCCAGCCTAGGAGCAGACAAAGAAAAGATGCCACCTTTGCAGAGGGAAgaggagcgtgcatgcacgcttttgccatgcatgtggacaggctgtgtgcaaggagcactcaacagttgtgtgctcagcctgcagctgttagctcactcccctctgtgtttctctctctttctctctctctctctctctctctctctctctctcacacacacacacacacacacacacacacacacacacacacacacacacacacacacacacacacacacacacacactttttctttgttcgtgtgctttaataaagtgttcaactggtcatctttgtaagtgcatttttttgtgctctaatgactttaacgtgagtattttagaaaatatgacattacacaaaaactacaaagtgagcaaaaaatatttttatgcctatttgtgacactccaaggctgtgacaacttacccacaaaaaaggtcatctggacataacacacaaaaaatgatttgattttttcattttttgtacagttttcaaacttcgggttttgctaataaacctagcaataaaggggttaaatctgagaaacacacacatattttattatattttgttagggctgaagccaaggatgaaattcatgtaaaaaaattgggacttatgaaatattatataatatttctatgggaagctttctaagtgcatttttttgtgctctaatgactttaacgtgagtattttagaaaatgtgacactacacaaaaactacaaagtgagcaaaaaatatttttatgcctatttgtgacactccaaggctgtgacaacttacccacaaaaaagttaatctggacataacacacaaaaaatgatttgattttttcattttttgtacagttttcaaacttcgggttttgctaataaacctagcaatgaaggggttaaatctgagaaacacacacatattttattatattttgttagggctgaagccaaggatgaaattcatgtaaaaaaattgggacttatgaaatattatataatatttctaaaggaagctttctaagtgcatttttttgtgctctaatgactttaacgttagaaaatttaaacgttgggtaagggttaaaagTGATGGAACTAGGGACAGATGTGGTGAATCAGTCAGTCATGCTGAATTTATTACCACCTAAATTcttgagcatctctctgactcaggctatagtgcagctgaaatgatcagtcagtgCTATGATGGAGCTTGTGTCATGAGTGGGCTCAGGGGTGGGGTTCAggccttactgcagaagaaggtagggaagcatattccctacatccactgctacaaccaccagctgcactaggcagtggtccatgcaatgcaggcagagccatgtgcaaaaaccctgtttgatctttcaggatctctacactcatttttccaccgtcattatgtttcacagaactatgacgttccctccctgaaacgactgttggagatcaggtggacaagccaccatgatgTGACCAAGTGCCTTGTGGAGAATCAGGATACTATTATGAGTGtcctgtcagaggttacagaggacagagctgctgctgttgatttctgtacagaagcatctcaggactgttgatgatgttaaggaggcacaatttctttcaaataggaaaattcctcccaaaagttctgggttccttgaagtctgcaaattctatgcagcagtctcattctgttgacctgtgctgtgcttcagaagtagtcagtgcatctctgcaagctttgaagcagatgagagaTGAGGAAAGTGAGATATTAACCAGCACGCCTTCACCAGCTGCTGAAAGATGAAGAAAGGCAAGCTCTCTGCTAACAGGTAgtgttgtaatgtccactgtgggccatgcagaagactccacaactcctagccaggctctgaagagagctcttctcaacattttggacatagtcattgttgtggagatggagacaagattctccaaaagcaatctcgatctcatgaaagcagttaactgccttcaacctcagtctccATCTTTTCTGGATCCTGACATGTTAAGTCCTTTGCAGGAAGTGACAGTGACAAACTTTCCAATgagattcttgttgcaaaaataatgttggagaaagaattcaaaaagactgatgatgataacagtgtAGAGCTTGGAGACCTCTCCACCATTTACAAATATCTACATGGGTATAAGATGTCACGAGGTGGTTTTGGAGAGAGGTTAGGaaccaagatgcagaaccagataaacgaggcaggaggtggaagaaacgtaaaaatcctttattaaggagtAAATCCAGAGAATACAGGGCGCCAAaaaacaaaatccaaaaatcctattAACTAAACCTAGagaatccaaaaacacaagagacctagagattCTAAAAAACTAGAGAGGGGGACGAGACGAGGCTGACACAAATAATAAACCAACCACACACTGAgtcgcagacagggttaaatacactggggcaggatgagagggagatgagctgcaggtgtgtggggagagaaacctagtgaaaaacaattaactaatcagtgAGAAGAAGAGgggaaaataacatgacctaagaataaagacaaaacctaaagacaagagcaAGATAAATAGGGAGGAAGGAGAACTAAATAACCGGTGGGGAAACAAACACAATTAAAGAGAttaataaatgaaaagctgaacctataggaaaaaactacagaaagaaatactacagaggtgtgactaagggagaccacgggagcacaggacctgggggatACCTGGGGAGGGGGGAAAGGGCTGCAgatcaggggacacatgaggaacaccaggagacacatgagggagatgcagacaaggacacatgaggacgctaggagacacataaggagaacctagagagggatggagaacacaaggagacacatgagggagacgcagaccatggcaTAAGAA is a window encoding:
- the LOC107372457 gene encoding piggyBac transposable element-derived protein 4-like, with translation MLTATLRFDDRLTRAARRLVQQDKLAPLREVWDLWAARLPLAYNPGEDVCVDEQLVGFRGRCNFKQYMPSKPAKYGIKLWVVCDVATSYAWGIIPYLGKTTRDAPAERGQGKRVVELTEGLSGRTVTTDNFFTSLVLGEELLKKKICLVGTVRRNKPELPPQLLQMKSRAVLSSLFGFTSTATAVSYIPKRRRNVLLLSTKHHQVQIQEGPQQKPTVIIDYNRCKGAVDNLDKLVATYSCRRKTRRWPMSLFCNMLDVSAYNALVLWLSVEPAWNQQKRSIRRRLFLQELGTSMVRPAQARRTRLPRSSSAAALLEVQQQVEPGPA